One part of the Trichoplusia ni isolate ovarian cell line Hi5 chromosome 2, tn1, whole genome shotgun sequence genome encodes these proteins:
- the LOC113508310 gene encoding delta-sarcoglycan-like: protein MSVEDSGSSARRGWGCTPTGEAPAGPAEGAQGCVPTIFTRGWRRNALYGILVLLMLLVFLNIALTLWIVGALKLSMNGVGPIRIVKGGIHVDGQAWVVDNLVASTITSQVAQPITVHSHRNFTVQVADPDHLGHSKLFIKRDHLEFSGRALHVRDARGGPVFSAAPEEVRVYSEALAIDGPGGVTVKSTVQVPAVRAPPAFDLTLESLTRRLDLRAPENIFLESRAGNIDITSHGNIKLDSVVGAIKLNAQNIVISNLKEAVRTEKANKSGKAKNVYQLCACASGKLFLAPPDVPCVSYDADDNTELCR from the exons ATGAGCGTGGAGGATAGCGGGTCGAGCGCGCGGCGCGGGTGGGGCTGCACCCCTACTGGCGAGGCGCCGGCCGGCCCTGCTGAAGGCGCCCAGGGCTGCGTACCCACCATCTTCACCAGAGGATGGAGAAGAAATGCCTTATACGGCATCTTAGTACTACTAATGCTGCtagtgtttttaaatatagcgCTCACCTTGTGGATAGTTGGCGCTTTGAAACTAAGTATG AATGGTGTCGGGCCTATAAGGATAGTCAAGGGTGGTATCCATGTGGACGGGCAGGCCTGGGTGGTGGACAACCTGGTTGCTTCAACCATTACGTCACAGGTCGCGCAACCTATTACAGTACATTCCCATCGCAACTTCACTGTACAGGTTGCCGACCCAGACCATTTAGGTCACTCCAAGCTATTTATAA AGCGAGATCACCTTGAGTTCAGTGGCCGGGCACTCCACGTGCGGGACGCCCGCGGCGGGCCAGTCTTCTCCGCGGCTCCCGAGGAGGTGCGGGTGTACTCCGAAGCCCTGGCCATCGACGGACCTGGCGGTGTCACCGTCAAGAGTACGGTTCAAGTGCCTGCAGTTCGGGCTCCACCTGCTTTCGACTTGAC GTTGGAATCACTAACGAGGCGACTGGATTTAAGAGCTCCAGAGAACATATTTCTTGAAAGCAGAGCAGGAAATATTGACATAACTTCACATGGCAACATCAAATTGGACTCAGTTGTTGGAGCC ATTAAACTCAACGCTCAAAATATAGTGATCAGTAATTTAAAGGAAGCTGTTAGAACTGAAAAGGCAAATAAGAGTGGAAAAGCTAAAAATGTATACCAACTCTGTGCTTGTGCGTCAGGGAAACTGTTCCTAGCCCCGCCGGACGTGCCGTGCGTGTCGTACGACGCCGATGACAACACTGAGCTGTGCCGATGA